In Triticum urartu cultivar G1812 chromosome 6, Tu2.1, whole genome shotgun sequence, the following proteins share a genomic window:
- the LOC125512233 gene encoding ceramide kinase-like yields the protein MQGDGEVLFLGGVGEVTVTLGHDGLSFLPLHPELGSSCLSSIGLLPKLENKIKFSDVYAVELLDEGPVCGPWNTRIVVQSKKNSEMHRFAVHVITRSRKHPSQLVPCEYLFGHKDPETCKSWVEHLSACINNEQDRPKNLMVFVHPLCGKGRGCKNWEMVAPLFDRAKVNTKVIITERAGHAYDTLASISDKELKKFDGVVAVVC from the exons ATGCAGGGCGACGGCGAGGTGCTGTTCCTGGGCGGCGTCGGGGAGGTCACCGTCACCCTCGGCCACGACGGCCTCTCCTTCCTGCCTCTCCACCCG GAATTGGGTTCTTCATGTTTGTCATCTATCGGATTACTACCAAAATTAGAGAACAAAATCAAGTTTTCGGATGTTTATGCTGTGGAGCTTCTTGATGAAGGTCCTGTATGTGGACCTTGGAATACAAGAATTGTCGTCCAAAGCAAGAAAAATAGTGAG ATGCACCGCTTTGCTGTACATGTAATCACCAGATCAAGAAAACACCCTTCTCAATTGGTACCTTGTGAATATCTTTTTGGACACAAAGACCCGGAGACCTGCAAAAGCTGGGTTGAGCATCTCAGTGCATGCATAAATAATGAACAGGACAGGCCCAAGAACCTGATG GTGTTTGTCCATCCACTTTGTGGAAAAGGTAGAGGATGCAAAAATTGGGAAATGGTAGCTCCGTTATTTGACCGGGCAAAAGTAAATACAAAG GTGATAATCACGGAAAGAGCAGGACATGCATATGACACCTTAGCATCAATATCAGATAAAGAGCTCAAGAAATTTGACGGTGTTGTTGCAGTGGTATGTTGA